In one Vicugna pacos chromosome 22, VicPac4, whole genome shotgun sequence genomic region, the following are encoded:
- the LOC102533323 gene encoding olfactory receptor 10H1-like — protein sequence MSHLTSGTASMQGANLSAVTEFILIGFSTFPHLQLMFFLLFLLMYLFTLLGNLLIMATIWSERSLHTPMYLFLCALSISEVFYTFTIIPRMLADLLSTDHSISFTACASQMFFSFMFGFTHSFLLTVMGYDRYVAICHPLHYNVLMSPRGCACLVAWSWVGGSVMGLVVTSAIFQLTFCGPNEVRHFFCHVPPLLKLVCGVNVPTVAMSVGLVCIMVLLGCCLLILLSYAFIVAAILRIPSAEGRHKAFSTCASHLTMVVVHYGFASVIYLKPKIPQSLEGDTLTGITYTVLTPFLSPIIFSLRSKELTNAMRKIFLSKLFLRSS from the coding sequence ATGTCACACCTCACTTCAGGCACAGCCTCCATGCAGGGAGCCAACCTCTCAGCAGTGACTGAATTCATCCTCATCGGCTTCTccaccttcccccacctccagctgaTGTTCTTCCTGCTCTTCCTGCTCATGTACCTGTTCACGCTGCTGGGCAACCTGCTCATCATGGCCACCATCTGGAGCGAGCGCagcctccacacccccatgtacctCTTCCTCTGCGCCCTCTCCATCTCTGAGGTCTTCTACACCTTCACCATCATCCCACGCATGCTGGCTGACCTGCTCTCCACTGATCACTCCATCTCCTTCACCGCTTGTGCCAGCCAGATGTTCTTCTCCTTCATGTTTGGCTTCACCCACTCCTTCCTGCTCACCGTCATGGgctatgaccgctatgtggccatctgccacCCCCTGCACTACAATGTGCTCATGAGCCCCCGTGGCTGTGCCTGTCTGGTGGCCTGGTCCTGGGTTGGAGGCTCGGTCATGGGGCTGGTGGTGACATCAGCCATTTTCCAACTCACCTTCTGTGGACCCAATGAGGTCCGCCATTTCTTCTGCCATGTGCCACCTCTCTTGAAATTGGTCTGTGGAGTCAATGTCCCCACAGTGGCCATGAGCGTGGGCCTGGTGTGCATCATGGTCCTGCTGGGCTGCtgtctcctcatcctcctctctTATGCCTTCATTGTGGCCGCCATCTTGAGGATCCCCTCTGCTGAGGGCCGGCACaaggccttctccacctgtgcGTCCCACCTCACCATGGTGGTCGTGCACTATGGCTTCGCCTCTGTCATCTACCTCAAGCCCAAGATTCCCCAGTCTCTGGAAGGAGACACATTGACGGGCATCACCTACACGGTCCTCACTCCCTTCCTCAGCCCCATCATCTTCAGTCTCAGGAGCAAGGAGCTGACGAATGCCATGAGGAAGATCTTCCTCAGCAAGCTCTTTCTCCGAAGCTCCTGA
- the LOC140688354 gene encoding olfactory receptor 10H1-like, with product MSHLTSGTASMQGANLSAVTEFILIGFSTFPHLQLMFFLLFLLMYLFTLLGNLLIMATIWSERSLHTPMYLFLCALSISEVFYTFTIIPRMLADLLSTDHSISFTACASQMFFSFMFGFTHSFLLTVMGYDRYVAICHPLRYNVLMSPRGCACLVAWSWVGGSVMGLVVTSAIFQLTFCGSNVIHHFVCHVLPLLKLVCGVNVPTVAMSVGLVCIMVLLGCCLLILLSYAFIVAAILRIPSAEGRHKAFSTCASHLTVVVVHYSFASVIYLKPKIPQSLEGDTLMGITYTVLTPFLSPIIFSLRNKELKNALKKTFLNKLYPEKM from the coding sequence ATGTCACACCTCACTTCAGGCACAGCCTCCATGCAGGGAGCCAACCTCTCAGCAGTGACTGAATTCATCCTCATCGGCTTCTccaccttcccccacctccagctgaTGTTCTTCCTGCTCTTCCTGCTCATGTACCTGTTCACGCTGCTGGGCAACCTGCTCATCATGGCCACCATCTGGAGCGAGCGCagcctccacacccccatgtacctCTTCCTCTGCGCCCTCTCCATCTCTGAGGTCTTCTACACCTTCACCATCATCCCACGCATGCTGGCTGACCTGCTCTCCACTGATCACTCCATCTCCTTCACCGCTTGTGCCAGCCAGATGTTCTTCTCTTTCATGTTTGGCTTCACCCACTCCTTCCTGCTCACCGTCATGGGctatgaccgctacgtggccatctgccaCCCCCTGCGCTACAACGTGCTCATGAGCCCCCGTGGCTGTGCCTGTCTGGTGGCCTGGTCCTGGGTTGGAGGCTCAGTCATGGGGCTGGTGGTGACATCAGCCATTTTCCAACTCACCTTCTGTGGCTCTAATGTGATCCATCATTTTGTCTGCCATGTGCTACCTCTCCTGAAATTGGTCTGTGGAGTCAATGTCCCCACAGTGGCCATGAGCGTGGGCCTGGTGTGTATCATGGTCCTGCTGGGCTGCtgtctcctcatcctcctctctTATGCCTTCATTGTGGCCGCCATCTTGAGGATCCCCTCTGCTGAGGGCCGGCACaaggccttctccacctgtgcGTCCCACCTCACCGTGGTGGTCGTGCACTATAGCTTCGCCTCTGTCATCTACCTCAAGCCCAAGATTCCCCAGTCTCTGGAAGGAGACACGCTGATGGGCATCACCTACACGGTCCTCACTCCCTTCCTCAGCCCCATCATCTTCAGTCTCAGGAACAAGGAGCTGAAGAATGCCTTGAAGAAGACCTTCCTCAACAAGCTCTACCCAGAAAAAATGTGA